A window of the Bombina bombina isolate aBomBom1 chromosome 3, aBomBom1.pri, whole genome shotgun sequence genome harbors these coding sequences:
- the AUTS2 gene encoding autism susceptibility gene 2 protein, with the protein MFAPPAALPPPPPLTSGTLQVPGHPANNTYSEQDILRQELNTRFLASQSADRGASLGPPPYLRTEFHQHQHQHQHQHTHQHTHQHTFTPFPHAIPPTAIMPTPAPPMVRTPGRNFDKYPTKVDPFYRHSLFHSYPPAVSGIPPMIPPTGPFGSLQGAFQPKTSNPIDVAARPGTVPHTLLQKDPRLTDPFRPMLRKPGKWCAMHVHIAWQIYHHQQKVKKQMQTDPHKLDFGLKPEFLSRPPGPSLFGAIHHHPHPHDLARPSTLFSATGGGHPAGAPFGPPPHHSNFLNPAAHLEQFNRPSTFSGLASVSGNAFGGLGNPSVKTTRPFDLSLIMASNSMFSHKDGPNMQSFSNPHEPWNRLHRTPPSFPTPPPWLKPGETERSSSVASHDRDGDKRDSSICKDDKERETMEKRHSSHPSPAPVNQVNSLGHNRSLSEQNRSHLNNEVREKEKPKERERDHSDSWKEANMEEHKAKDNHISEKESLVHENRAVEEAKQLSRIPSPYVRPPVMENSRPNSTSNRETERKSESYENQKKNNDVKVKEERKEDHDVVVSEGSQIHRSSEQHPPISTSNVHPSHLATMPMAVGVTGMHPMNTIGGLDRTRMMNPFMGISPIPGGERFPYPSFHWDPMRDPLRDPYRGLDIHRRDPLGRDFLLRNDPLHRLAAPRLYETDRSFRDREPHDYNHHHHHHLSVDPRREHERASQLEERERLHMLREDYEHARLHGVHPAALDGHLSHPSLITPGLPSMHYPRLSPTAGHQNGILNKTPPTAALSAPPPLISTLGGRPGSPRRTTPLSTEIRDRPPSHTLKDIEAR; encoded by the exons ATGTTTGCTCCACCTGCTGCTTTACCTCCTCCACCTCCTCTGACTTCTGGGACACTTCAGGTTCCTGGACATCCAGCCAACAACACATACTCAG AGCAAGACATCCTCAGACAGGAATTGAATACGCGTTTCTTGGCTTCACAAAGTGCAGACCGTGGTGCTTCATTAGGGCCGCCACCATACCTGAGGACAGAGTTTCACCAGCATCAGCATCAGCATCAGCACCAGCATACGCACCAGCACACACACCAGCATACCTTCACACCTTTTCCCCACGCCATACCGCCAACTGCCATCATGCCGACTCCAGCACCACCCATGGTGCGTACCCCAGGCAGAAAT TTTGACAAATACCCTACAAAAGTTGACCCCTTCTACCGCCACAGT TTATTCCATTCGTACCCTCCAGCTGTGTCTGGTATTCCTCCCATGATTCCGCCGACTGGTCCTTTTGGCTCGCTACAAGGGGCATTTCAACCTAAG ACTTCCAATCCCATTGATGTTGCAGCAAGACCTGGAACTGTCCCACACACCCTCCTGCAAAAGGACCCTAGG TTGACAGATCCTTTCAGGCCCATGTTGAGG aaaccTGGAAAATGGTGTGCCATGCACGTTCACATTGCCTGGCAAATATATCACCATCAACAGAAAGTCAAG AAACAGATGCAGACAGATCCACACAAGCTGGATTTTGGCCTAAAGCCTGAGTTTCTGAGCCGACCACCAGGTCCAAGCCTTTTTGGAGCTATCCATCACCATCCTCACCCTCATGACTTGGCACGACCCTCAACACTATTCTCTGCCACAG GCGGAGGACATCCAGCTGGAGCACCTTTTgggccccctccacatcacagcaATTTCCTTAATCCTGCAGCTCATCTTG AGCAATTTAACCGGCCATCTACGTTCAGCGGCCTTGCTTCAGTTAGTGGAAATGCCTTTGGGGGACTTGGAAACCCTTCAGTCA AAACAACCAGACCCTTTGACCTCTCCCTGATCATGG catcCAATTCAATGTTTAGCCATAAAGATGGCCCAAATATGCagagcttcagtaatcctcatGAGCCATGGAATCGACTGCATCGTACGCCTCCTTCATTTCCTACACCTCCTCCATGGCTCAAACCTGGAGAGACGGAGCGTAGTTCTTCTGTAGCCTCACATGACAGAGATGGAGACAAAAGAGACTCATCTATCTGTAAAGATGATAAAGAAAG GGAGACTATGGAGAAACGGCACTCCAGCCATCCCTCACCAGCACCTGTTAATCAAGTTAATTCTTTGGGACATAATCGCAGTTTATCTGAACAAAACAGAAGTCACTTAAATAATGAGGTGCGGGAGAAAGAAAAGCCCAAAGAAAGAGAAAGGGATCACTCTGATTCATGGAAGGAAGCTAATATGGAAGAGCACAAAGCAAAAGACAACCATATTTCAGAGAAAGAAAGTTTGGTTCATGAAAACAGAGCTGTAGAGGAAGCCAAGCAGTTATCTAGGATCCCTTCACCCTATGTAAGGCCCCCTGTAATGGAAAACTCTAGGCCTAACAGTACATCTAATCGAGAGACTGAGAGGAAGAGTGAGTCTTATGaaaatcaaaagaaaaacaatGATGTAAAAGTAAAAGAAGAACGAAAAGAAGACCATGATGTTGTTGTATCTGAAGGATCTCAAATTCATAGGTCTTCTGAACAACATCCACCAATATCAACGTCAAATGTCCATCCAAGTCACTTAGCAACCATGCCAATGGCTGTGGGTGTAACGGGCATGCACCCAATGAATACCATTGGTGGTCTCGACAGGACTCGCATGATGAATCCATTTATGGGTATCAGCCCTATTCCTGGTGGAGAACGATTCCCCTACCCATCATTTCATTGGGATCCTATGCGGGATCCCTTAAGAGATCCCTACCGAGGACTAGATATTCACAGAAGGGACCCATTAGGACGAGATTTTTTGTTAAGAAATGATCCACTTCATCGTCTTGCAGCCCCAAGATTATATGAAACAGACAGGTCATTTAGGGACAGGGAACCCCATGACTACAACCATCATCATCACCATCACCTTTCTGTTGACCCACGTAGGGAACATGAAAGAGCCAGCCagctggaggagagagagagattacaCATGCTACGAGAGGACTATGAGCATGCACGTCTCCATGGTGTACATCCAGCTGCACTGGATGGTCATTTGTCTCATCCAAGTTTAATTACTCCTGGACTTCCTAGCATGCACTATCCCAGGCTCAGCCCTACAGCAGGGCATCAAAATGGAATCCTTAACAAGACTCCTCCCACAGCAGCATTAAGTGCCCCACCTCCACTTATTTCTACTCTTGGAGGACGACCAGGTTCTCCTAGGAGGACTACTCCTTTGTCCACAGAAATAAGAGACAGACCTCCTTCTCATACTCTTAAAGATATTGAAGCACGATAA